In a single window of the Pyrococcus sp. NA2 genome:
- a CDS encoding 50S ribosomal protein L15e, which produces MGMYKYIREAWKSPKKSYVGQLLKQRMIKWRREPAVVRIERPTRLDRARALGYQAKQGYIIVRVRVRRGGRKRPRWKGGRKPSKMGQVKYSPKKSLQWIAEEKAARKFPNLEVLNSYWVGEDGMYKWFEVIMVDPHHPVIKSDPKIAWIALKHHKGRVFRGLTSAGKKSRGLRNKGKGAEKIRPSIRANEGKGK; this is translated from the coding sequence ATGGGGATGTATAAGTACATAAGGGAAGCGTGGAAGAGCCCGAAGAAGAGTTATGTCGGTCAGCTCCTTAAGCAGAGGATGATAAAGTGGAGAAGAGAGCCAGCTGTAGTAAGGATTGAGAGGCCAACTAGGCTTGATAGAGCTAGGGCCCTTGGCTACCAGGCGAAGCAGGGTTACATAATAGTCAGGGTTAGGGTGAGGAGAGGAGGAAGAAAGAGGCCAAGGTGGAAGGGTGGAAGGAAGCCAAGCAAGATGGGTCAGGTTAAGTACTCACCAAAGAAGTCCCTACAGTGGATCGCCGAGGAGAAGGCTGCGAGAAAGTTCCCCAACCTTGAGGTTCTCAACAGCTACTGGGTTGGAGAAGATGGTATGTACAAGTGGTTTGAAGTCATCATGGTCGATCCTCACCATCCAGTTATAAAGAGCGATCCGAAGATAGCCTGGATAGCACTCAAGCACCACAAGGGTAGAGTGTTCAGAGGTCTAACATCTGCAGGAAAGAAGAGTAGAGGATTAAGGAACAAGGGTAAGGGTGCAGAGAAAATAAGACCAAGTATAAGGGCCAACGAAGGTAAGGGTAAGTGA
- the hcp gene encoding hydroxylamine reductase encodes MLCNQCSMSLAGGCTIRGVCGKDPDLNSLQEALIYGIKGTAAYYYHALELGYDNPEIGHFLAEALYSTLTNVNFDKNRFVEMILEAGRVHLEAMRLLDKAYVETFGRPEPVEVPTGTVEGHGILVTGHSYKALYELLKQIREMGLENEVKVYTHSEMLPAHSYPELRKFESLYGNWGGSWVYQRKEFAEFPGVIVGTSNCVQQPTKAYADRMFTVGIAGLEGVPHIRDYDFEPVIKKALETPRMERREGGKIVTGFHHTLEIKDKLVELIKEGKIKHIFIVGGCDVPNPKMSYYERLTEIIPKDAIILSAACGKFRYNGRNYGDIEGIPRFMDFGQCNNVYSIIEIAIALANELGVDVNSLPLSIVLSWMEQKAIGILYTLLYLGIRGIYIGPRPPEFLTPKVFEILRKQFDLKLINDPEKDLRDMLNRGIRVEDGSPLAEEIE; translated from the coding sequence ATGCTCTGCAATCAGTGTTCGATGAGCTTAGCCGGAGGATGCACCATTAGGGGAGTCTGTGGAAAGGATCCAGACCTAAATTCTTTACAGGAAGCCCTCATTTATGGAATAAAAGGGACAGCTGCCTATTATTATCACGCCCTCGAACTCGGTTACGATAACCCCGAGATAGGCCACTTCCTAGCCGAGGCTCTTTACTCAACGCTGACGAATGTGAACTTTGACAAGAACAGATTCGTGGAGATGATACTTGAAGCTGGAAGGGTGCATCTTGAGGCAATGAGACTGTTAGACAAGGCATATGTTGAGACATTTGGAAGGCCCGAGCCCGTCGAAGTTCCGACTGGGACAGTTGAGGGGCATGGAATCCTAGTTACTGGTCACAGCTACAAAGCCCTCTATGAACTACTTAAGCAGATAAGGGAGATGGGACTCGAGAATGAGGTAAAAGTCTATACACACTCGGAAATGCTCCCTGCTCATTCGTATCCCGAGCTGAGGAAGTTCGAGTCACTTTATGGGAACTGGGGTGGTTCGTGGGTTTACCAGAGAAAGGAGTTCGCAGAGTTTCCTGGGGTTATAGTGGGGACTAGCAATTGTGTTCAGCAACCAACTAAGGCATATGCTGACAGGATGTTCACCGTTGGCATTGCTGGACTTGAGGGAGTTCCACACATCAGGGACTATGATTTTGAACCAGTCATAAAGAAGGCCTTAGAAACGCCTAGGATGGAGAGAAGAGAAGGAGGTAAGATAGTGACTGGATTCCATCACACACTAGAGATCAAGGATAAGCTCGTTGAACTCATCAAGGAAGGGAAGATAAAGCATATATTCATTGTCGGTGGATGTGACGTTCCAAATCCAAAGATGAGCTACTATGAGAGACTAACCGAGATCATTCCAAAGGATGCAATAATCCTGAGTGCGGCATGTGGAAAGTTCAGGTACAACGGGAGGAACTATGGAGACATAGAGGGGATACCAAGGTTTATGGATTTTGGTCAGTGCAACAATGTATATTCCATAATTGAGATAGCCATAGCATTGGCAAATGAATTGGGAGTTGACGTGAACTCCCTACCCCTCTCAATAGTGTTATCGTGGATGGAGCAAAAAGCCATAGGAATCCTCTACACCCTCTTATACTTGGGAATAAGGGGAATATACATTGGACCGAGGCCACCTGAGTTCTTAACCCCGAAAGTGTTTGAAATTTTGAGGAAGCAGTTCGACTTGAAGCTCATAAACGATCCAGAAAAGGACCTCAGAGACATGCTGAACAGGGGAATAAGGGTAGAGGACGGCTCACCTCTCGCGGAGGAGATAGAATGA
- a CDS encoding APC family permease gives MIGEEAAVSEKKFGLAVVLSVTFAGIFYILEMFAGAIMMPVTQSIHLERGLIDEMASIAKPLGLLMWLAGFIGLVTSWNAAVLAGSRLVFSMSRMGLLPETFSKLHEKYGTPTNALILATLVSIFFGMLGLGALVWFLDITGVAIGIAWGISVISMILMRLKYPQLERPFKTPGGILTGAIALILVTIVVIIPLIPGTSMSLEWPHEYGVLIFWILLGLVLYYASKKRWEQLGEETVARNLLGEYYDKLYGKSE, from the coding sequence ATGATAGGAGAGGAAGCAGCAGTCTCTGAGAAAAAGTTTGGCCTGGCTGTGGTTCTCTCCGTAACGTTCGCTGGAATCTTCTACATCCTAGAGATGTTTGCAGGAGCGATAATGATGCCAGTAACTCAATCAATACACTTAGAAAGGGGATTAATTGACGAAATGGCCAGCATAGCTAAGCCGTTAGGATTATTAATGTGGCTAGCTGGATTCATTGGCTTAGTGACCAGCTGGAATGCAGCTGTCTTAGCAGGTTCAAGATTAGTATTTAGCATGTCAAGGATGGGATTACTCCCAGAGACTTTTTCAAAGCTTCATGAGAAGTACGGAACGCCGACAAATGCCCTTATTCTTGCAACTCTCGTATCAATATTCTTTGGAATGCTAGGCCTTGGAGCCCTCGTATGGTTCCTGGACATAACGGGTGTAGCAATAGGAATTGCATGGGGTATTTCGGTTATATCAATGATACTGATGAGGCTCAAGTATCCTCAGTTGGAGAGACCTTTCAAGACTCCTGGCGGGATATTAACTGGGGCAATAGCGCTGATCCTCGTGACGATAGTCGTTATCATACCATTAATCCCTGGAACATCAATGAGTCTTGAATGGCCTCACGAATATGGTGTTCTAATCTTCTGGATCCTCCTAGGATTGGTTCTCTATTATGCCTCTAAAAAGAGATGGGAGCAACTAGGAGAGGAGACGGTCGCAAGGAATCTCTTGGGCGAATATTACGACAAGCTATATGGAAAGTCAGAATGA
- a CDS encoding APC family permease, with product MAGGLKKEVTFFGLIALGMAGIIGTSWTYMNTRFYKLYGPGGVILGFIIGTIMASLIALSYAELGATIKREGGEVAFAYPVLGIKGSFFAAWMLFLGYITGAMSFYVIGLPLLLSWFFPQLNTIPIYSVAGTPVYLPSLLVGIGGALFFFYLNYRGVKIAEGFQKVMFIILLGIGAIALIVALAKGSLSNMHPLFPKELSPIKASFRFALITIGYLTGFSMLTNDRRGSSSL from the coding sequence ATGGCTGGAGGTCTTAAAAAGGAGGTCACCTTCTTTGGTTTGATAGCCCTTGGAATGGCTGGCATAATAGGAACAAGTTGGACATACATGAATACAAGGTTCTACAAGCTTTATGGCCCGGGAGGCGTAATACTAGGATTCATTATAGGGACAATAATGGCTTCTTTGATAGCTCTCTCCTATGCAGAACTTGGTGCAACCATAAAGAGGGAGGGTGGCGAAGTCGCGTTTGCATACCCGGTGCTTGGCATAAAAGGCTCATTCTTCGCTGCATGGATGTTGTTCCTTGGCTATATAACTGGAGCGATGAGCTTCTACGTCATAGGTCTCCCACTCTTGCTCAGCTGGTTTTTCCCACAGCTAAACACTATCCCAATATACAGCGTTGCTGGAACTCCAGTTTATTTACCTTCGCTCCTCGTTGGAATTGGTGGAGCATTGTTCTTCTTCTACCTGAATTATAGGGGAGTTAAGATTGCAGAAGGGTTCCAGAAGGTAATGTTCATAATACTACTTGGAATTGGTGCAATAGCCCTCATAGTTGCCCTGGCAAAGGGGTCGCTCTCAAATATGCATCCTCTGTTCCCAAAGGAGCTATCTCCGATTAAGGCCTCCTTCAGGTTTGCACTAATAACTATAGGATATCTCACGGGGTTCTCTATGCTAACAAATGATAGGAGAGGAAGCAGCAGTCTCTGA
- a CDS encoding radical SAM protein, which produces MIAFGPVPSRRLGKSLGINNIPDKICSYSCVYCQIGRTLKMEVERREFYDPREIFREVEMRLEKVGDVDYITFVPDGEPTLDVNLGIEADMLKDLGYRLAILTNSSLIWREDVREDLSLFDYVSLKLDAVSEEIWRKVDRPHKSLKLRDILEGMLEFRREFKGTLVTETMLINVNYGDELRKIAEFLKELKPDKAYIAIPTRPPAERWVKPASEAIINEAYNLFSEVVKDVEYLIGYEGNAFAFTGNVEEDLLSITAVHPMREEAVRELLRKANADWSVVEKLIREGKLIELEYNGKKFYMRKLKSREY; this is translated from the coding sequence ATGATAGCCTTCGGTCCCGTCCCCTCAAGAAGACTTGGGAAGAGTCTTGGCATCAACAACATCCCAGATAAGATATGTAGCTACTCCTGCGTTTACTGTCAGATTGGAAGAACCCTAAAGATGGAAGTTGAAAGGAGAGAATTCTACGATCCAAGGGAGATATTCAGGGAAGTTGAGATGAGACTTGAAAAGGTTGGTGATGTTGATTACATAACCTTCGTTCCGGATGGCGAGCCAACGCTGGATGTTAACTTAGGAATTGAAGCTGATATGCTCAAAGACCTCGGTTATAGATTGGCTATATTAACAAACTCATCCCTCATATGGAGGGAAGACGTTAGGGAGGATTTGTCGCTCTTTGATTACGTTTCCCTAAAGCTGGACGCCGTGAGCGAAGAGATATGGAGGAAAGTTGACAGGCCTCACAAGTCTCTAAAGTTGAGGGACATCTTAGAGGGAATGTTAGAATTCAGAAGGGAATTCAAAGGAACCTTGGTAACTGAGACGATGCTCATAAACGTAAACTACGGAGATGAATTGAGAAAGATAGCCGAGTTTCTCAAAGAGCTAAAGCCAGATAAGGCCTACATAGCGATACCAACGAGACCTCCAGCTGAGAGATGGGTCAAGCCTGCAAGTGAAGCCATAATAAACGAAGCTTACAACCTATTTTCGGAGGTAGTCAAAGATGTCGAATACTTAATAGGTTACGAGGGAAACGCCTTCGCCTTCACAGGCAACGTAGAGGAGGACTTGCTCAGCATAACCGCGGTTCATCCCATGAGGGAGGAAGCGGTTAGAGAGCTTCTAAGGAAAGCAAACGCTGACTGGAGCGTTGTCGAGAAGCTCATAAGAGAAGGAAAGTTGATAGAGCTTGAATACAATGGAAAGAAATTTTACATGAGGAAGCTTAAGTCCAGGGAGTACTGA
- a CDS encoding cyclase family protein, translating into MIIDLSISLGEETPVYPGDPRIEVKTLATVEKDGYYMNILKIGEHSGTHVDAPAHFIPGGKTIDVMPLEKFIGSGLVLDVRDGKGEVKPSEIPGLDYREKIVLFLTEGRELSPELARFLVEKGVKAVGTDSMSIGNSEVHRILLSAEVPIFENLTNLEVLLGKEFTFIGFPLKIRRGSGSPVRAIAILRE; encoded by the coding sequence ATGATAATAGACCTCTCAATTTCTCTCGGTGAGGAAACCCCAGTTTATCCAGGAGACCCAAGGATAGAGGTTAAAACATTGGCAACCGTCGAGAAAGATGGATACTATATGAACATCCTAAAGATTGGAGAGCATTCGGGAACGCATGTCGATGCACCTGCTCATTTCATTCCAGGCGGAAAGACAATAGATGTAATGCCACTTGAGAAGTTCATTGGCTCTGGACTAGTCCTGGACGTCAGAGATGGAAAAGGAGAAGTTAAGCCATCAGAAATTCCAGGTTTGGATTATCGAGAAAAGATAGTTCTATTCTTAACAGAAGGAAGGGAACTTTCCCCTGAACTTGCAAGATTTCTCGTGGAGAAAGGTGTGAAGGCAGTTGGAACAGATTCCATGAGCATAGGAAATTCTGAGGTTCATAGGATATTGCTTTCGGCAGAAGTCCCAATATTTGAAAATCTAACAAACCTTGAGGTTCTCCTTGGGAAGGAGTTCACGTTCATAGGCTTCCCGCTAAAGATAAGGAGAGGGTCAGGAAGTCCTGTAAGAGCTATTGCCATATTAAGGGAATGA
- a CDS encoding MFS transporter — protein MHWSEIPREAKMYMLYHTVIEPQLIVWLLFPLYLMKTGYSILEVGAFFTVVNIASIPLTYLFGRMFNNWDIKKGLIAIDFLDGVAYILYGFAKGAIAPLLLFIGRLIEKLSEMLYPLYRAYEQIIYPRDRYEEIFAWHLRLPEISRLISFPILGYIFGYIYPEPSHYRMAFLVFGLLSAFTITYLWLFLPSVERKERISPEGFKFKVHEFKLLLAFEGLLTIAWSLAPTIVLLNYVVFTLKKTIFEVTLISCASSLATIAGTYVSEKIPKEKGFQAITIGMLINAFYALVMSLSPPFWMVLIAYSLGDFGLAVWFPFYRAWMFRLIPNERVSEFHAAISSYRRVIELVAPVLAGALATLHPTLPYAVSLVGFLLAGLLFIIIRRRREVTQ, from the coding sequence ATGCATTGGAGTGAAATACCAAGAGAGGCCAAGATGTACATGCTGTACCACACCGTAATAGAACCTCAACTCATAGTCTGGCTACTCTTTCCCCTCTACCTCATGAAAACGGGCTATTCGATACTTGAGGTTGGCGCCTTTTTCACGGTTGTTAACATCGCTTCAATTCCCTTAACCTACCTGTTTGGTAGAATGTTTAACAATTGGGACATTAAGAAGGGTCTTATCGCCATAGATTTCCTTGATGGAGTGGCGTACATTCTCTACGGTTTTGCGAAGGGCGCGATTGCTCCTCTTCTCCTCTTCATTGGTAGGTTAATTGAAAAGCTATCTGAGATGCTATACCCCCTCTACAGGGCCTATGAACAGATAATATACCCCAGGGATAGGTACGAGGAAATATTTGCATGGCATCTAAGACTACCAGAAATTTCTAGGCTGATCTCATTCCCCATTCTTGGCTACATATTCGGCTATATCTATCCCGAGCCTTCCCATTATCGAATGGCATTCCTGGTATTTGGTCTCCTCTCAGCTTTCACGATAACTTACCTCTGGCTGTTCTTGCCGAGCGTTGAGAGAAAGGAGAGGATAAGCCCCGAGGGATTTAAGTTTAAGGTTCATGAGTTCAAATTGCTCTTGGCGTTTGAGGGGCTCTTAACGATAGCCTGGTCTTTAGCTCCGACTATAGTCCTCCTAAATTACGTTGTGTTCACATTAAAGAAGACCATATTTGAGGTAACCTTGATTTCTTGCGCAAGTAGCTTAGCCACGATAGCTGGAACGTACGTCAGCGAGAAGATTCCAAAGGAGAAAGGATTTCAGGCAATAACGATTGGCATGCTAATTAATGCATTCTATGCCCTTGTAATGTCCCTATCCCCACCCTTCTGGATGGTTTTAATCGCTTATTCCCTGGGAGACTTTGGATTGGCAGTGTGGTTTCCCTTCTATAGGGCATGGATGTTCAGGCTCATACCTAATGAGAGGGTGAGCGAATTCCATGCAGCTATCTCAAGCTATAGAAGGGTGATCGAACTCGTGGCGCCGGTCTTAGCTGGTGCATTAGCGACTCTACACCCGACGTTACCTTACGCGGTTAGCCTAGTGGGATTCCTTCTCGCAGGTTTGTTATTCATAATAATAAGGAGAAGAAGGGAAGTCACTCAATGA
- a CDS encoding dipeptidase encodes MDIHEKAFVFDMHSDILYNVFRDHKAGRKDVIKEDFLPGMKKGGINGRVLAIYLDTSSLPEMALRHALDYVAYLYEELETTPEIALCRTYDEIMKAYKEGKIAFVLGMEGAEPLGNDIEMLRIFYELGLRVLTLTHSRRNYVGDGAFLKPQKSGTPGGLTPFGVEVVEQAEKLGIIIDVSHLNDPGFWDVIEFSKGPIIASHSNCRALVNHPRNLTDEQIKAIAERDGVIGLNSAGLFVDEKNPTLDRLIDHLDHIVDIAGIKHVGLGLDFFDYTLKYLSEEERRYLPLENIYTKGLTKDEDLPNFTAKLVERGYSEKEIRLILGENFLRVFKKVVG; translated from the coding sequence ATGGATATCCATGAGAAGGCCTTTGTGTTCGATATGCACTCCGATATACTTTACAATGTTTTCAGGGATCATAAGGCTGGGAGAAAGGATGTTATCAAGGAAGACTTCCTTCCGGGCATGAAAAAGGGAGGAATAAACGGCAGAGTCCTTGCAATATATTTAGACACTAGTTCTCTTCCAGAGATGGCCCTAAGGCATGCCTTGGATTATGTGGCCTATTTGTATGAGGAGCTTGAGACAACTCCCGAGATCGCCCTATGTAGGACGTATGATGAGATCATGAAAGCATACAAAGAAGGAAAGATAGCATTTGTTCTGGGCATGGAAGGAGCGGAACCATTGGGAAATGACATAGAGATGCTGAGGATATTCTATGAGCTTGGACTCAGGGTTCTGACATTAACTCACAGCAGGAGGAATTACGTTGGAGATGGAGCCTTTTTGAAGCCCCAAAAATCTGGAACTCCTGGTGGGTTAACGCCTTTTGGAGTTGAAGTCGTTGAGCAGGCTGAAAAACTCGGAATAATAATAGATGTGTCCCATCTAAATGATCCAGGCTTTTGGGATGTGATCGAGTTTTCAAAGGGACCAATAATAGCATCCCATTCCAATTGTAGGGCACTCGTTAATCACCCCAGGAATTTAACCGATGAACAAATAAAGGCAATAGCCGAGAGAGATGGCGTTATAGGGCTAAACTCGGCAGGATTGTTCGTTGATGAGAAGAATCCGACTCTAGATAGATTGATTGACCACTTGGATCACATAGTTGATATCGCAGGAATTAAGCATGTTGGATTGGGTCTTGACTTCTTCGATTACACGCTGAAGTATCTCAGCGAGGAGGAGAGAAGGTATCTTCCACTCGAGAACATCTACACGAAGGGACTTACAAAGGATGAGGATTTGCCAAACTTCACGGCAAAACTAGTTGAAAGGGGATACAGCGAGAAGGAGATAAGGCTTATTCTTGGAGAGAACTTCCTTAGGGTATTTAAGAAAGTTGTAGGGTGA
- the leuS gene encoding leucine--tRNA ligase has translation MPEVNFRAIEEKWQKKWLEAKIFEPNIKDKPKEKKFYITVAFPYLSGHLHVGHARTYTIPDVIARFKRMQGYNVLFPMAWHITGSPIVGIAERIKNRDPHTIWIYKEVYKVPEDILWSFEDPVNIVKYFMKAAKETFIRAGFSVDWSREFYTTSLFPPFSKFIEWQFWKLKEKGYIVKGAHRVRWDPVVGTPLGDHDLMEGEDVPILDYIIIKFELKEGEETIYLPAATLRPETVYGVTNMWVNPNATYVKAKVKRGEKEETWIVSKEAAYKLSFQDREIKVLEEFKGEKLIGKYVRNPVTGDEVIILPAEFVDPDNATGVVMSVPAHAPFDHVALEDLKRETEILEKYDIDPRVVEEISYISLIKLEGYGDFPAVEEVEKLGIKSQKEREKLEQATKTIYKAEYHKGIFKIPPYDGKPVQEVKELIAKDMIEKGIAEVMYEFAEKNVISRFGNRAVIKIIHDQWFIDYGNPEWKEKAKKALSRMKIYPETRRAQFEAIIDWLDKKACARKVGLGTPLPWDPEWVIESLSDSTIYMAYYTISRHINKLREEGKLDPEKLTPEFFDYIFLEEFSEEKEKELEKKTGIPAKIIHEMKEEFEYWYPLDWRCSGKDLIPNHLTFFIFNHVAIFREEHWPRGIAVNGFGTLEGQKMSKSKGNVLNFIDAIEENGADVVRLYIMSLAEHDSDFDWRRKEVGKLRRQLERFYELITQFAEYEVSNGVELKRIDRWLLHRLNKAIKGTTEALEEFKTRTAVQWAFYSIMNDLRWYMRRTEGRDDEAKRFVLRKLADIWVRLMAPFTPHICEELWEKLGGEGFVSLAKWPEPVEEWWDEKVEQEEEFIKSLIEDIKEIIEVAKIENAKRAYIYTAPEWKWKVYEVVAEKRDFKSAMAELMKDPEMRKRGKEVSKLVQTIIKDRAFEVKRIDEERVLREARDFIEKELGLEIIINPEEDKGGKKKQAMPLKPAIFIE, from the coding sequence ATGCCTGAAGTAAACTTCAGGGCTATTGAGGAAAAGTGGCAGAAGAAATGGCTTGAGGCAAAGATATTCGAGCCGAACATAAAGGACAAGCCGAAGGAGAAGAAATTCTACATAACCGTTGCCTTTCCATACCTCTCCGGACACCTCCATGTGGGGCACGCTAGAACCTACACAATCCCTGATGTAATCGCTAGATTCAAGAGAATGCAGGGATACAATGTTCTGTTTCCAATGGCATGGCACATAACAGGTTCTCCAATAGTCGGAATAGCCGAGAGAATAAAGAACAGAGACCCCCACACGATCTGGATATACAAGGAGGTTTACAAGGTTCCAGAAGACATCCTCTGGAGCTTTGAAGATCCCGTTAACATAGTGAAATACTTCATGAAAGCTGCAAAGGAAACTTTCATAAGGGCAGGCTTTAGTGTTGACTGGAGCAGGGAATTCTACACTACATCACTCTTCCCACCGTTCAGCAAGTTCATAGAGTGGCAGTTCTGGAAGTTGAAGGAGAAGGGTTACATAGTTAAGGGAGCTCACAGGGTTAGATGGGATCCCGTGGTTGGAACTCCGCTTGGAGATCATGACTTGATGGAAGGAGAAGACGTTCCAATCCTTGATTACATTATAATAAAATTTGAGCTTAAGGAAGGGGAGGAGACGATATACCTGCCTGCCGCAACACTAAGGCCAGAGACAGTTTATGGAGTTACAAACATGTGGGTAAACCCAAATGCAACGTACGTTAAGGCCAAGGTGAAGAGAGGGGAAAAAGAAGAGACGTGGATAGTCAGCAAGGAAGCCGCCTACAAGCTCTCCTTCCAGGATAGGGAGATTAAGGTTCTAGAGGAGTTTAAAGGAGAGAAACTCATAGGGAAGTACGTCAGGAATCCCGTCACTGGAGATGAGGTCATAATTCTTCCAGCAGAGTTCGTCGATCCGGACAATGCAACTGGAGTTGTCATGAGCGTTCCGGCTCATGCACCATTCGATCATGTAGCACTGGAAGACCTGAAGAGGGAAACTGAGATCCTAGAGAAGTACGATATAGATCCAAGGGTTGTTGAAGAGATAAGTTACATCTCCCTGATAAAGCTAGAGGGTTATGGAGATTTCCCAGCTGTTGAAGAAGTTGAGAAGCTCGGCATAAAGAGCCAAAAGGAGAGGGAAAAGCTTGAGCAGGCAACAAAGACAATATACAAAGCCGAATACCACAAGGGAATATTCAAGATTCCCCCATACGACGGAAAGCCCGTTCAAGAGGTTAAGGAGCTCATAGCGAAGGATATGATTGAAAAGGGAATAGCGGAGGTAATGTACGAGTTCGCGGAGAAGAACGTTATCTCAAGGTTCGGAAATAGGGCGGTGATAAAGATAATCCACGACCAGTGGTTCATAGACTACGGAAATCCCGAGTGGAAGGAGAAGGCCAAGAAGGCATTGTCAAGAATGAAGATATATCCAGAAACAAGGAGGGCCCAGTTCGAGGCGATAATAGACTGGCTAGACAAGAAGGCCTGTGCAAGGAAAGTAGGACTTGGAACCCCATTGCCCTGGGATCCAGAGTGGGTGATAGAGAGTCTTAGCGATTCAACAATTTACATGGCCTACTATACGATAAGCAGGCACATAAACAAGCTGAGAGAAGAAGGGAAGCTGGATCCCGAGAAGCTAACTCCAGAGTTCTTCGACTACATATTCCTGGAGGAGTTTAGCGAAGAGAAGGAGAAGGAACTGGAGAAGAAGACAGGAATACCAGCTAAGATAATTCACGAGATGAAGGAGGAATTTGAGTACTGGTATCCGCTGGACTGGAGATGCTCAGGAAAAGATCTGATACCGAATCATCTAACGTTCTTCATATTCAACCACGTTGCCATATTCAGGGAGGAGCACTGGCCGAGGGGAATAGCTGTTAATGGCTTTGGAACGCTGGAAGGGCAGAAGATGAGTAAGAGCAAGGGCAACGTTTTGAACTTCATAGATGCGATAGAGGAGAACGGGGCAGATGTTGTTAGGCTATACATAATGAGCTTGGCAGAGCACGATAGCGATTTCGACTGGAGGAGGAAAGAGGTAGGGAAGCTGAGAAGACAGCTTGAAAGGTTCTACGAATTGATAACGCAGTTCGCAGAGTACGAGGTTAGCAATGGGGTAGAGCTAAAGAGGATAGACAGATGGTTGTTGCATAGATTGAACAAGGCGATAAAAGGAACAACAGAGGCACTAGAAGAGTTCAAGACTAGAACAGCCGTTCAATGGGCCTTCTACAGCATAATGAATGACCTAAGATGGTATATGAGGAGGACTGAGGGTAGAGACGATGAAGCAAAACGCTTCGTGTTAAGAAAGCTAGCTGATATCTGGGTAAGGCTGATGGCACCGTTTACACCACACATATGCGAAGAGCTCTGGGAGAAACTTGGAGGAGAGGGCTTTGTAAGTCTAGCAAAGTGGCCCGAGCCAGTAGAGGAGTGGTGGGACGAGAAGGTCGAACAGGAGGAGGAGTTCATAAAGTCCCTAATAGAGGACATAAAGGAGATAATAGAGGTTGCAAAGATCGAGAACGCAAAGAGAGCTTACATCTACACGGCCCCAGAATGGAAGTGGAAGGTCTACGAGGTTGTCGCCGAGAAGAGGGACTTCAAGAGTGCGATGGCCGAGCTCATGAAGGATCCAGAGATGAGGAAGCGCGGGAAGGAGGTAAGCAAGTTGGTTCAGACAATAATCAAGGATAGGGCCTTTGAAGTTAAGAGGATAGATGAGGAAAGGGTTCTTAGGGAGGCCAGGGATTTCATCGAGAAGGAGCTTGGATTGGAGATAATAATTAACCCCGAAGAAGACAAGGGCGGGAAGAAGAAGCAGGCAATGCCTCTAAAGCCTGCTATATTCATTGAGTGA
- a CDS encoding transcriptional regulator produces MKVSAFEVASRYVYPSIRRRLVQALSEKGLKQREIAKLLHISQSAVSRYLRMNRGSIIDISKFQDIDEEVKELAERVIRERPDEYKIHKELMRITIEFLKRGYGCSFHAKIDPEIDPQSCRICIEIL; encoded by the coding sequence ATGAAGGTTAGTGCCTTTGAAGTTGCCTCTCGCTACGTTTACCCCTCGATCAGGAGAAGGTTGGTTCAAGCTTTAAGCGAAAAAGGATTGAAGCAGAGGGAGATAGCCAAGTTGCTCCATATCAGCCAATCGGCCGTTTCCAGATATCTGAGGATGAACAGGGGAAGCATCATAGACATCTCAAAGTTTCAAGATATAGATGAGGAAGTAAAAGAGCTCGCTGAAAGGGTAATTAGGGAGAGACCCGATGAGTATAAGATACACAAAGAGCTCATGAGAATCACAATTGAGTTCTTAAAGAGAGGGTATGGGTGCTCGTTTCACGCTAAGATCGATCCTGAGATAGACCCTCAGTCCTGCCGGATATGCATAGAGATCCTTTAA